From a region of the Campylobacter anatolicus genome:
- the dxr gene encoding 1-deoxy-D-xylulose-5-phosphate reductoisomerase produces MVILGSTGSIGTNALELCRRYSITVEALSCGSNVELLNEQIIKFNPKFVCIKEPKDVKKVKHKSVFVGEQGILDMLGECKSDKVVNSLVGFVGLAPSLKVQELGKKLALANKESLVVGGKFINSHEISPIDSEHFGLKFLLQNHKAISRLIITASGGAFYKTPLKALKNVTPNDALKHPNWSMGAKITIDSASMANKLFEIMEAFWLYDTSCIDAVVEPTSMVHALVEFIDGSTTAHISKTDMKLAIAHAILDQNLNENIVPCADLFNLKQIKFHPINLKKYPIFSLKDQVLDTPDLGVVVNAANEVGVFAFLRGECGFLDISRVVLATVDKFKDIKIYDKNELFVTDSEARAYAKKILNL; encoded by the coding sequence GTGGTAATACTAGGCTCAACAGGCTCTATTGGCACAAATGCACTTGAGCTTTGCAGACGCTATAGCATCACAGTTGAAGCATTAAGCTGTGGCTCAAACGTGGAGCTTTTAAACGAACAAATAATTAAATTTAATCCCAAATTTGTATGTATCAAAGAGCCAAAGGACGTAAAAAAAGTAAAGCATAAGAGTGTTTTTGTAGGAGAGCAGGGCATTTTGGATATGCTTGGCGAATGCAAGAGCGATAAAGTGGTAAATTCGCTCGTTGGCTTTGTTGGATTAGCACCAAGCCTAAAAGTGCAAGAGCTGGGTAAAAAACTAGCTTTGGCAAATAAAGAGAGTCTTGTTGTGGGCGGTAAATTTATAAACTCACACGAGATTAGCCCAATTGATAGCGAACATTTTGGACTTAAGTTTTTACTACAAAACCATAAGGCTATCTCAAGGCTCATCATCACAGCAAGTGGTGGAGCATTTTACAAAACTCCGCTCAAAGCTCTAAAAAACGTAACTCCAAACGATGCTTTAAAACACCCAAACTGGAGTATGGGGGCGAAAATAACCATTGATAGTGCAAGTATGGCAAATAAGCTTTTTGAGATTATGGAGGCTTTTTGGCTTTATGACACCTCTTGCATTGATGCGGTTGTAGAGCCGACATCTATGGTACATGCTTTAGTTGAGTTTATCGACGGCTCAACTACGGCACATATATCAAAGACCGATATGAAACTAGCCATCGCTCACGCCATTTTAGATCAAAATTTAAATGAAAATATCGTGCCGTGTGCCGATTTATTTAACTTAAAACAGATAAAATTTCATCCTATAAATTTAAAAAAATATCCTATCTTTTCGCTAAAAGATCAGGTATTAGATACACCTGATCTTGGCGTAGTGGTAAACGCGGCAAACGAGGTGGGTGTATTTGCATTTTTAAGGGGCGAGTGTGGATTTTTAGACATATCGCGTGTGGTTTTGGCTACGGTAGATAAATTTAAAGATATAAAGATATACGATAAAAATGAGCTTTTTGTCACTGATAGCGAGGCTAGAGCTTATGCGAAGAAAATATTAAATTTATAA
- a CDS encoding uracil-xanthine permease family protein, giving the protein MQKYEGYKFRLKDSLIGVQFLFVAFGALVLVPILTGLDANVALFTAGLGTLLFQIITRKNVPPIFLASSFAFIAPISFGVNEWGVTATLGGIVFAGLFYVVLSFIVRFRGESFLHKVLPPVVVGPVIMTIGLILSPAAVNMAMGKNQVAYTQTEALIVAAIALITTIVVMIKGRGMLRLVPILCGIIAGYIVAYLMGMVNFAPIAKAKWFAVPNFIFPSFEIDPILYMIPIAIAPAIEHIGDMLTISHVSKEDFLKNPGLKNTLLGDGLATSLAAFFGGPPNTTYSEVTGAVSITKAYNPGIMTWTAITAILLAFVGKLGAFLATIPDPVIGGIMLLLFGIIASVGLQTLIKHNVDLGDPRNMTIVALIFVFAIGGMVLDFGVVSFTGIGLGAVVGIVLNLFLPKSKHYEGY; this is encoded by the coding sequence ATGCAAAAATATGAGGGTTATAAATTTAGACTAAAAGATAGCCTTATCGGCGTTCAGTTTTTGTTTGTCGCTTTTGGGGCATTGGTGCTTGTACCGATACTCACAGGACTTGATGCAAATGTCGCACTCTTTACGGCAGGACTTGGTACATTGTTGTTTCAGATTATCACACGTAAAAACGTGCCACCGATATTTTTAGCTAGTTCGTTTGCATTTATCGCACCTATTAGCTTTGGTGTTAACGAGTGGGGTGTAACAGCTACACTTGGGGGTATCGTATTTGCAGGACTTTTTTATGTTGTGCTTAGCTTTATCGTGCGTTTTCGAGGCGAGAGCTTTTTGCATAAGGTTTTACCACCAGTTGTCGTTGGGCCTGTGATAATGACGATAGGACTTATCCTATCCCCAGCGGCTGTAAATATGGCGATGGGTAAAAACCAGGTCGCTTATACTCAGACAGAAGCTCTCATAGTCGCTGCCATCGCACTTATTACAACTATAGTCGTGATGATAAAAGGGCGTGGCATGCTACGGCTCGTGCCGATACTTTGCGGAATCATAGCAGGTTACATAGTGGCATATCTTATGGGTATGGTAAATTTTGCACCTATCGCAAAGGCTAAGTGGTTTGCTGTACCAAATTTTATATTTCCTAGCTTTGAGATAGATCCGATACTTTATATGATACCTATTGCCATAGCTCCAGCGATAGAGCATATCGGCGATATGCTTACGATATCGCATGTTAGCAAGGAGGATTTTTTAAAAAATCCAGGGCTTAAAAATACACTTCTTGGTGACGGCTTAGCTACGAGTCTTGCGGCATTTTTTGGTGGCCCGCCAAATACGACTTACTCAGAGGTAACCGGTGCAGTTAGTATTACAAAGGCTTATAATCCAGGCATCATGACTTGGACCGCTATCACGGCTATCTTACTTGCATTTGTTGGTAAACTTGGTGCGTTTTTGGCAACTATTCCAGATCCAGTCATCGGTGGCATAATGCTACTTTTATTTGGCATAATCGCAAGTGTAGGATTGCAAACACTCATAAAACATAACGTTGATCTAGGTGACCCACGCAACATGACGATAGTCGCACTCATATTTGTATTTGCTATCGGCGGTATGGTGCTTGACTTTGGCGTTGTGAGCTTTACAGGTATTGGGCTTGGTGCGGTAGTGGGTATCGTTTTAAATTTATTTTTACCAAAGTCAAAACACTATGAAGGGTATTAA
- a CDS encoding M14 family metallopeptidase — MKGIKIYKFIVILFGFCLSLIASNLDYALIKKGETDDNTMLLIGGIQGDEPGGFLAASIVATDYNITKGSLWIVPNLNFPSIIKRSRGTKGDMNRKFAHIDADDPDFNAVMRIKDIINDKNVSLVLNLHDGSGYYREKFINKDENPNKWGNTCIIDQSGLKGAKYADLQGVAERVAGHINKNLLELKHVYSVKNTHTADGDEQMLKSLTYYVITQGKSAFANEASKSLNAEQRTYYHLLAIEEYMRVAGIEFERPFELNVRDVKRAIEKEIRLSIFDDAFVLNIHNLKAALNYVPFHKSKLQYSSSNPLIAVIKDGVNFKVQYGNRFVTTLKPQYFEFGEPLKSINLIVDNKNMSVRSGEKVVVNDSFIVQKAKNIRTNIIGFNANLNDEADQCITRKQLMSSYAIDKDNKTYRVEFYSTVDNKFMGMILVEFR, encoded by the coding sequence ATGAAGGGTATTAAAATCTACAAATTTATAGTTATTTTATTTGGATTTTGTCTTAGTTTAATTGCTTCAAATTTAGACTATGCACTTATAAAAAAGGGCGAAACGGACGATAATACAATGCTGCTTATAGGTGGTATACAAGGTGATGAGCCTGGGGGATTTTTAGCTGCGTCCATTGTTGCGACTGATTATAACATCACAAAGGGCAGTCTTTGGATTGTGCCTAATCTAAATTTCCCAAGTATCATCAAGCGTTCTCGTGGTACAAAAGGTGATATGAATCGTAAATTTGCTCACATTGACGCAGACGATCCAGACTTTAATGCCGTTATGCGTATTAAAGATATTATAAATGATAAAAACGTATCTTTGGTGCTAAATTTGCATGATGGCAGTGGCTATTACCGCGAAAAATTTATAAATAAAGATGAGAATCCAAACAAATGGGGTAATACCTGCATAATAGATCAAAGTGGGTTAAAAGGTGCAAAATACGCTGACTTACAAGGTGTGGCGGAGCGTGTAGCAGGACATATAAATAAAAATTTATTAGAATTAAAGCACGTTTATAGCGTAAAAAATACACACACAGCCGATGGTGATGAGCAGATGTTAAAAAGTCTGACTTATTATGTCATCACACAAGGTAAATCAGCCTTTGCAAATGAGGCCAGCAAGAGCCTAAACGCCGAGCAACGCACATATTATCACCTTTTGGCTATTGAGGAGTATATGCGTGTTGCAGGGATTGAGTTTGAGCGTCCGTTTGAACTAAATGTTAGAGATGTCAAACGTGCGATAGAAAAAGAGATCCGTTTAAGCATTTTTGATGATGCTTTTGTGCTAAATATCCACAATTTAAAAGCCGCCCTAAATTACGTGCCATTTCACAAGAGTAAACTACAATATAGCTCTTCTAATCCTCTAATCGCCGTTATAAAAGATGGGGTAAACTTTAAAGTACAATACGGTAACCGCTTTGTAACTACACTAAAACCGCAGTATTTTGAGTTTGGCGAACCGCTTAAAAGTATAAATTTAATAGTAGATAACAAAAATATGAGCGTAAGGAGTGGTGAAAAAGTCGTGGTAAATGATAGTTTTATCGTTCAAAAAGCTAAAAATATACGCACAAATATCATCGGCTTTAATGCAAATTTAAATGATGAAGCAGATCAGTGTATCACACGTAAACAGCTAATGTCGTCATATGCGATTGACAAGGATAATAAAACGTATCGTGTGGAGTTTTACAGCACAGTGGATAATAAATTTATGGGTATGATTTTAGTGGAGTTTAGATGA
- the tsaD gene encoding tRNA (adenosine(37)-N6)-threonylcarbamoyltransferase complex transferase subunit TsaD, translating to MILGIESSCDDSSIALLGIDDLNLIYHKKISQEQQHSEFGGVVPELAARLHTQALPALLEGIKDKFNSIRAIAVTNEPGLSVSLIGGVSMAKALSIALNVPLIGVNHLVGHIYSLFLDKQIQLPLGVLLVSGGHTMVLDIDKNGEISTLIATGDDSFGESFDKVAKMMGLGYPGGVIVQENALKCENKGRFKFSVPLLYDKRLEYSFSGLKNQVRLSIESVREGSGGRLTNADIADICYAFEETACLHIINKLEKVFAQHRWSRFGIVGGASANLNLRSRLQNLCDKFDCELLFAPLEFCSDNAAMIARVGREKFIKNEFIEYKNLKISPKSELKSL from the coding sequence ATGATACTTGGCATTGAGAGTAGCTGCGATGACAGTTCTATCGCACTTTTGGGTATTGACGATTTAAATTTAATATACCATAAAAAAATTTCGCAAGAACAGCAACATAGTGAATTTGGTGGTGTAGTACCAGAACTAGCCGCCCGTCTTCATACTCAGGCACTTCCGGCTTTGCTTGAGGGTATCAAGGATAAATTTAACAGCATTCGTGCGATTGCCGTTACAAACGAGCCAGGACTTAGCGTGAGTCTAATCGGTGGCGTGAGTATGGCAAAAGCCTTAAGTATCGCTTTAAATGTTCCACTCATAGGCGTAAATCACCTTGTAGGACATATCTACTCGCTATTTTTGGATAAGCAAATTCAACTACCGCTTGGTGTATTGCTCGTTAGTGGCGGACATACGATGGTGCTTGATATAGATAAAAATGGTGAGATTTCAACGCTTATTGCAACAGGTGACGATAGCTTTGGCGAGAGCTTTGATAAGGTCGCTAAGATGATGGGGCTTGGTTATCCAGGTGGCGTGATCGTGCAAGAAAACGCCCTAAAGTGCGAAAATAAGGGGCGGTTTAAATTTAGTGTGCCACTGCTTTATGATAAACGGCTAGAGTATAGCTTTTCAGGGCTTAAAAATCAAGTACGACTAAGCATTGAGAGTGTGAGGGAAGGTAGCGGTGGCAGGCTTACAAATGCCGATATAGCAGATATTTGCTACGCTTTTGAAGAGACAGCTTGTTTGCATATTATCAATAAGCTTGAAAAGGTTTTTGCTCAGCATAGATGGAGTAGGTTTGGTATCGTAGGCGGAGCTAGTGCAAACTTAAATTTACGCTCTCGTTTGCAAAATTTATGCGACAAATTTGATTGTGAACTACTCTTTGCACCGCTTGAGTTTTGCTCGGATAATGCGGCTATGATAGCACGAGTGGGGCGAGAGAAGTTTATAAAAAATGAGTTTATAGAGTATAAAAATTTAAAAATTAGCCCTAAAAGTGAGCTAAAATCGCTTTAA
- a CDS encoding NAD-dependent epimerase/dehydratase family protein has translation MLKNALVVGASGVVGREIVRQLCSDKRYAKIYIFVRREFGFRHEKLVEKIINFDEILSEPRFEINEIFCALGTTIKQAKTRENFKKVDFDYVVSLAKWGKNVGVTKFVLFSSFGADVSSKSFYLRIKGETERAISEIGFKSVHIVRSPLIDGKRDDARLGERLLINIFKFMPTNLLTGYQPLSGESIAKAAIKMAQSSDRDIEIYRPRDIL, from the coding sequence ATGCTTAAAAATGCTTTGGTAGTAGGTGCAAGTGGAGTCGTTGGACGCGAGATCGTCAGACAGCTTTGTAGTGACAAGCGATACGCAAAAATTTATATTTTCGTGCGTCGAGAGTTTGGCTTTAGACACGAGAAATTAGTTGAAAAGATTATAAATTTTGATGAAATTTTGAGTGAGCCAAGATTTGAGATAAATGAGATCTTTTGTGCTTTAGGAACGACTATAAAACAGGCAAAAACACGTGAAAATTTTAAAAAAGTTGATTTTGATTACGTTGTAAGTCTCGCAAAATGGGGTAAAAATGTAGGCGTGACTAAATTTGTGCTATTTTCATCATTTGGTGCAGATGTAAGCTCGAAGAGCTTTTACCTACGTATAAAAGGCGAGACTGAAAGAGCTATAAGTGAGATCGGCTTTAAGAGCGTTCATATCGTGCGTTCGCCACTCATAGATGGTAAAAGAGATGACGCTAGGCTTGGCGAAAGACTGCTTATAAATATATTTAAATTTATGCCTACAAATTTACTCACAGGCTATCAGCCTCTTAGTGGTGAAAGTATCGCAAAAGCTGCGATAAAAATGGCTCAAAGTAGCGATAGGGACATTGAAATTTATAGACCAAGAGATATTTTATGA
- the dcd gene encoding dCTP deaminase, with the protein MGLKSDKWIRQMSLEKAMIVPFCEEQVGHGVVSYGVSSYGYDIRVGNEFKIFTNIGGTVVDPKNFDEKNVVDFEGDICIVPPNSFALARTIEYFNMPDDVLAICLGKSTYARCGIIVNVTPFEPGFKGHITIEISNTTPLPAKIYANEGIAQVLFLQGDEPCEVTYADKKGKYQAQEGITLPRILK; encoded by the coding sequence ATGGGACTAAAAAGCGATAAATGGATACGCCAAATGAGTCTGGAAAAGGCGATGATCGTGCCGTTTTGCGAAGAGCAAGTTGGTCACGGAGTAGTAAGCTATGGCGTGAGTAGCTACGGCTATGACATACGTGTCGGAAATGAGTTTAAAATTTTTACAAATATCGGTGGAACGGTTGTCGATCCAAAGAATTTTGATGAGAAAAATGTAGTGGATTTTGAGGGTGATATCTGCATAGTACCACCAAACTCGTTTGCACTGGCTCGGACTATTGAGTATTTTAATATGCCTGATGATGTTTTAGCTATTTGTCTTGGCAAAAGCACCTATGCAAGATGTGGAATAATCGTCAACGTGACTCCTTTTGAGCCTGGATTTAAGGGGCATATAACGATTGAAATTTCAAACACAACACCACTACCTGCAAAAATTTATGCAAATGAAGGTATAGCTCAAGTACTGTTTTTGCAAGGCGATGAGCCGTGCGAAGTAACGTATGCGGATAAGAAAGGGAAGTATCAGGCACAAGAGGGGATAACTCTACCACGCATTTTAAAATAG